From a single Candidatus Zixiibacteriota bacterium genomic region:
- a CDS encoding tetratricopeptide repeat protein — protein MKMCKECGEENLFGKATHCRKCGAELVIASETEVLNSKDVNSRSFDEGADEAVISNGEDVRDSTSREANRSEIESEDEDTGDRASVKMNMVDPFNPGSDSSESEKDDDNSCTGTVEIDLPEELEETELKFKTDDEQQSIAETPSQRMSDENALATEDRNKLIADLQTKIPSMVKDNQKRTPVSIDEKLRPIISNIPDDNDPTLEDFSRDLAPQSQTDEPDSGGAMLALPSIADSATSGDSLLGNRTAFFAKNRVQFPTDVRFKGSDRLAFADEVFVLKPRGRDNKSFLLYGVLGLVIILVLVSQLIRNGKDYYPPFAGVIVDGETGKVLPDVRVTIDELDKSVVSNRSGLFVFELVPSGSYTITADTPLYSSASISFYHGDGGSPVVALHADDGMSGEPGGQSRSETSASTDATSSSEPDYGAIKIETDHPDAEIYLDNKKYGTGSRKINRVLEGKHKLAVAMKGYERFEQTVSVSKNKTTTVTANLAKIQTVKRELTAEEYVQSADSALTAGDFQAAIDMYSRALAKDQTAETFYKRAQLYHRAGKPGDARADFMRAGNLFASSGQTTSAIGAFNAVLDLFPNDMKALRARGYSNINRGEYELALADFKTASNLDENDYENQIGLGNAYSVLGKHKDAIKAYKNAEGLTESKAEAYALIAMTSLVRGKEKDARKYYEKFLETASPEDEMKFAKDPDWQRLKQIASND, from the coding sequence GTGAAAATGTGCAAAGAATGCGGAGAGGAAAACCTTTTCGGCAAAGCGACACACTGTCGGAAATGCGGCGCCGAACTGGTAATCGCCAGTGAAACAGAAGTCCTTAACAGCAAAGATGTTAATAGCCGTTCGTTCGACGAAGGTGCGGATGAAGCGGTCATCTCAAATGGCGAGGACGTGCGCGACAGCACCTCACGCGAAGCCAACCGATCTGAAATCGAATCCGAGGACGAAGATACGGGAGATCGAGCCTCCGTTAAGATGAATATGGTCGATCCATTTAATCCGGGCAGTGACAGCTCTGAATCTGAGAAAGATGACGATAATTCCTGCACCGGAACCGTCGAGATAGACCTTCCCGAAGAGCTGGAGGAAACTGAGCTCAAGTTCAAAACGGATGACGAACAGCAGTCCATAGCTGAGACGCCATCTCAGAGGATGTCCGACGAAAATGCTCTGGCAACGGAGGATCGAAACAAGCTGATTGCCGATCTTCAGACCAAGATTCCATCAATGGTAAAGGATAACCAAAAGAGAACTCCCGTTTCAATCGACGAAAAACTGCGTCCCATCATATCCAACATCCCCGACGACAATGATCCAACGCTGGAGGATTTCAGTCGAGATCTCGCGCCGCAATCTCAAACCGATGAGCCGGATAGTGGCGGCGCCATGCTGGCATTGCCGAGCATAGCGGACAGTGCAACCAGCGGCGATTCACTCCTGGGAAATCGCACGGCGTTTTTTGCAAAGAACAGAGTCCAATTTCCGACGGACGTCAGATTCAAAGGAAGTGATCGCCTCGCATTCGCAGATGAGGTCTTTGTGCTGAAGCCAAGAGGCAGGGACAATAAATCATTTCTACTGTACGGCGTTCTCGGCTTGGTGATAATACTTGTGCTTGTTTCGCAACTCATAAGAAACGGAAAAGACTACTATCCTCCGTTCGCAGGAGTCATTGTAGATGGTGAAACAGGCAAGGTACTGCCCGATGTCAGAGTCACCATCGATGAACTTGATAAGAGTGTAGTATCAAACAGGTCGGGCCTGTTCGTATTTGAACTTGTTCCGAGTGGGTCTTACACAATCACCGCAGACACCCCGTTATACAGTTCAGCAAGCATTTCGTTCTATCACGGCGATGGCGGCAGCCCTGTAGTCGCCCTCCATGCAGACGACGGGATGTCCGGCGAGCCTGGCGGTCAAAGCCGATCAGAGACTTCGGCATCTACGGATGCAACGTCTTCGTCGGAACCCGACTACGGCGCAATCAAAATCGAAACGGACCACCCAGATGCGGAAATATACCTGGACAACAAGAAGTATGGCACTGGCAGCCGGAAAATCAACCGTGTCCTCGAAGGCAAACACAAGCTTGCAGTAGCCATGAAAGGATACGAACGATTCGAGCAAACGGTCTCAGTTAGTAAAAACAAGACCACTACTGTGACGGCAAATCTTGCAAAGATCCAGACCGTGAAACGCGAACTGACGGCGGAGGAATATGTTCAGTCGGCGGACAGCGCACTTACAGCCGGTGACTTCCAGGCTGCAATTGATATGTACAGCCGCGCCCTTGCAAAAGATCAGACAGCCGAGACTTTTTACAAGCGAGCTCAGCTGTATCACAGAGCCGGGAAACCCGGAGATGCCAGAGCTGATTTCATGCGCGCCGGTAATCTGTTTGCTTCCAGTGGACAGACCACATCCGCAATCGGGGCATTCAACGCAGTGCTCGACCTGTTCCCAAATGATATGAAGGCGCTCAGGGCAAGAGGGTACTCAAACATAAATCGCGGCGAGTATGAGCTCGCGTTGGCGGATTTCAAAACCGCGAGCAATCTGGATGAGAACGACTATGAAAACCAGATTGGCCTCGGAAACGCGTACTCCGTTCTCGGCAAACACAAGGATGCGATCAAGGCTTACAAGAATGCAGAAGGATTGACTGAATCAAAGGCGGAGGCCTATGCACTCATTGCCATGACGAGTCTTGTTCGGGGCAAGGAGAAGGACGCCAGGAAGTACTACGAGAAATTCTTAGAGACCGCGAGTCCGGAAGATGAGATGAAATTCGCAAAGGATCCCGATTGGCAACGCCTCAAACAAATAGCATCAAACGATTAG